In a genomic window of Bradyrhizobium sp. LLZ17:
- a CDS encoding indolepyruvate ferredoxin oxidoreductase family protein: protein MGINQGPISLDQKYTQQTGHVFTTGIQALVRLPMAQIRRDRASGLNTAGFISGYRGSPLGGYDQQLFAARKHLEQHNIKFQPGVNEDLAATAVWGSQQLNLSPGAKYDGVVGIWYGKGPGVDRCGDVFRHGNAAGSAKNGGVLCLAGDDHGAKSSTVPHQSDHAFMSALMPYLYPSSIHEMIEMGLLGIAMSRYSGCWVGMKVITETVETTAEIDLTDEMTPFVIPTDFEMPEGGLNLRWPDDRFAQDRRLQDYKGFAAIAFARANRVNRVTMDSPNARYGIMASGKSYEDVRQALRELGITPEVAAKIGLRLYKIGMPWPLEPEGVRQFAVGLEEIFIIEERREIVENQVKQELFNWRDDVRPRIIGKMDDHDKRFLPFAEELSVASLASSLTERLLRLDLNPEIAAMLRAKADWFNGRQATQMQATAPVSRTPYFCSGCPHNTSTKVPEGSRAFAGIGCHFMALWMDRSTETFTHMGGEGVPWVGVAPFTKEEHVFANLGDGTYFHSGSLAIRQAIASGANITYKILYNDATAMTGGQHVDGELSPQQITFQLHSEGIREIYLVSENPDAYPANEIAPGVKTAHRDELDAVQKTLRKVKGASAIVFVQTCAAEKRRRRKRGTLEDPARRVLINPAVCEGCGDCSVQSNCISVEPLETEMGRKRAINQSSCNKDYSCVKGFCPSFVTIDGGQMRKRAPAGVGDIGDLPEPASRPTLERPYNIAVGGVGGTGVLTIGALLGMAAHIEGKASMILDMSGLAQKGGAVLSHVRLSDHPAEVTCSRIVTGTADVVLAADEVVAVAKDTISLCDSSRTRGIINSHVIPTADFVLNRDFNFQTRKLDGLLETALHKDSVFFDFTKPAEQLLGDSIATNMMMMGYAYQKGLLPLSADSIEQAIEVNGVSIKMNKEAFRLGRLAVADPVRLAGMLKGTDEVVAPKSLDAMTLDEIIEHRAKHLTAYQNGRLAKSYRKLVDQVRDAAVKGGYGDALPRAVAINYAKLLAYKDEYEVARLFTDGAFEKQLRDQFEGDFKFNFNLAPPILSSGVDALGRPKKRAFGPWMLGVFGVLAKLKFLRGTPLDIFGYSADRKLERDLIVGYEKDVATVLVLLSPLTIDTAVELLSLPDRIRGYGPVKEKAVADAKARYAQLAADLANPPPAPRQIAAE from the coding sequence ATGGGCATCAACCAGGGTCCGATCAGTCTCGATCAGAAATATACCCAGCAGACCGGTCACGTCTTCACCACGGGCATCCAGGCGCTGGTTCGCCTGCCCATGGCCCAGATCCGGCGCGACCGTGCCAGTGGCCTCAACACCGCGGGCTTCATCTCCGGCTACCGCGGCTCGCCGCTCGGCGGCTACGACCAGCAGCTCTTCGCCGCCCGCAAGCACCTCGAGCAACACAACATCAAGTTCCAGCCTGGCGTAAACGAGGATTTGGCCGCGACCGCGGTCTGGGGCTCGCAGCAGCTCAACCTCTCGCCCGGCGCCAAATACGACGGCGTGGTCGGCATCTGGTACGGCAAGGGCCCCGGCGTCGACCGCTGCGGCGACGTCTTCCGCCACGGCAATGCGGCCGGCTCGGCCAAGAACGGCGGCGTGTTGTGTCTCGCCGGCGACGACCACGGCGCAAAATCGTCCACCGTTCCGCATCAGTCCGACCATGCCTTCATGTCGGCGCTGATGCCCTATCTCTATCCGTCCAGCATCCACGAGATGATCGAGATGGGCCTGCTCGGCATCGCCATGTCGCGCTACTCCGGCTGCTGGGTCGGCATGAAGGTGATCACCGAGACGGTGGAGACCACCGCCGAGATCGACCTCACCGACGAGATGACGCCGTTCGTGATCCCCACCGATTTCGAGATGCCGGAGGGTGGCCTCAATCTGCGCTGGCCCGACGACCGCTTTGCCCAGGACCGCCGGCTCCAGGACTACAAGGGCTTTGCCGCGATCGCGTTCGCGCGTGCCAACAGGGTCAACCGCGTCACGATGGATTCGCCGAACGCCCGCTACGGCATCATGGCATCCGGCAAGAGCTATGAGGACGTGCGGCAGGCGTTGCGCGAGCTCGGCATCACACCCGAGGTCGCCGCCAAGATCGGGCTTCGATTGTACAAGATCGGCATGCCGTGGCCGCTGGAGCCGGAAGGCGTCAGGCAATTCGCCGTAGGGCTCGAGGAAATCTTCATCATCGAAGAGCGCCGCGAGATCGTCGAGAACCAGGTCAAGCAGGAGCTGTTCAACTGGCGCGACGATGTCCGTCCCCGCATCATCGGCAAGATGGACGATCACGACAAGCGCTTCCTCCCCTTTGCCGAAGAACTCAGCGTCGCCTCCCTGGCCAGCTCGCTGACCGAGCGCCTGCTTCGACTTGACCTCAATCCCGAAATCGCAGCCATGCTGCGCGCCAAGGCCGACTGGTTCAACGGTCGCCAGGCCACGCAAATGCAGGCGACTGCGCCTGTCTCCCGCACTCCGTATTTCTGCTCCGGCTGCCCGCATAACACCTCGACCAAGGTGCCCGAAGGCAGCCGCGCCTTTGCCGGCATCGGCTGCCACTTCATGGCGCTGTGGATGGATCGCTCGACCGAGACCTTCACCCATATGGGCGGCGAGGGCGTGCCGTGGGTCGGTGTCGCGCCCTTCACCAAGGAAGAGCACGTGTTCGCCAATCTCGGCGACGGCACGTATTTCCACTCCGGCAGCCTTGCGATCCGCCAGGCGATCGCCTCGGGCGCCAACATCACCTACAAGATCCTCTATAACGACGCGACCGCGATGACCGGCGGCCAGCATGTCGACGGCGAATTGTCGCCGCAGCAGATCACCTTCCAGCTCCACAGCGAAGGCATCCGCGAGATCTATCTCGTTTCGGAAAATCCAGACGCCTATCCCGCCAACGAGATCGCGCCGGGCGTCAAGACCGCGCATCGCGACGAGCTCGACGCGGTCCAGAAGACGCTGCGCAAGGTCAAGGGCGCGTCCGCGATCGTGTTCGTGCAGACCTGTGCCGCCGAAAAGCGCCGCCGCCGCAAGCGCGGCACGCTGGAGGATCCGGCGCGCCGCGTGCTCATCAACCCGGCGGTGTGCGAAGGCTGCGGCGACTGCTCGGTGCAATCCAACTGCATTTCGGTCGAGCCCCTGGAAACGGAGATGGGGCGCAAGCGCGCCATCAACCAGTCGAGCTGCAACAAGGACTATTCCTGCGTCAAAGGATTTTGCCCGTCCTTCGTCACCATCGACGGCGGCCAGATGCGCAAGCGCGCGCCGGCGGGCGTCGGCGACATCGGCGATCTGCCGGAGCCGGCGTCGCGGCCGACGCTGGAGCGGCCCTACAACATCGCGGTCGGCGGCGTCGGCGGGACCGGCGTGCTGACGATCGGCGCGCTGCTGGGCATGGCCGCCCATATCGAGGGCAAGGCCTCGATGATCCTCGACATGTCGGGTCTCGCGCAGAAAGGTGGCGCGGTGCTGAGTCACGTGCGGCTGTCCGATCATCCGGCCGAAGTGACCTGCTCGCGCATCGTCACCGGCACGGCCGATGTCGTGCTCGCCGCCGACGAGGTGGTCGCGGTCGCCAAGGACACCATCTCGCTCTGCGACAGCAGCCGCACCCGCGGCATCATCAACAGCCACGTGATTCCGACCGCCGACTTCGTCCTCAATCGCGATTTCAACTTTCAGACCCGCAAGCTGGACGGGCTTTTGGAAACCGCTCTGCACAAGGATTCGGTGTTCTTCGACTTCACCAAGCCGGCCGAGCAGCTGCTCGGCGACAGCATTGCCACCAACATGATGATGATGGGCTACGCCTATCAGAAGGGTCTCTTGCCCTTGTCGGCCGACTCGATCGAGCAGGCGATCGAGGTCAACGGCGTCTCCATCAAGATGAACAAGGAGGCTTTCCGCCTCGGCCGCCTCGCGGTCGCCGACCCAGTCCGGCTCGCCGGCATGCTGAAGGGAACGGACGAGGTCGTCGCGCCCAAATCTTTGGACGCCATGACGTTGGACGAGATCATCGAGCACCGCGCAAAGCATCTCACCGCCTACCAGAACGGCCGCCTCGCAAAAAGCTATCGAAAGCTGGTCGACCAGGTCCGTGACGCCGCGGTCAAGGGCGGCTATGGCGATGCACTGCCGCGCGCGGTGGCGATCAACTACGCAAAGCTGCTGGCCTACAAGGACGAATACGAAGTCGCGCGCCTCTTCACCGACGGCGCCTTCGAAAAGCAGCTCCGGGACCAGTTTGAGGGCGACTTCAAGTTCAACTTCAATCTCGCCCCGCCGATCCTCAGCAGCGGCGTCGACGCGCTCGGTCGTCCGAAGAAGCGCGCCTTCGGGCCGTGGATGCTCGGTGTGTTCGGCGTGCTGGCCAAGCTCAAGTTCCTGCGTGGCACGCCGCTCGATATCTTCGGCTATAGCGCCGACCGCAAGCTCGAGCGCGACCTGATCGTCGGTTACGAGAAGGACGTCGCCACCGTGCTC